In Gemmatimonadaceae bacterium, a single genomic region encodes these proteins:
- a CDS encoding APC family permease — MGTLLDDSRRNQPLTPGTASTVLPNELAEAEARVEAHSASLRKELGVTDLVLTQILFIVGLSWIGVAGKLGPSHVIFWLLAIVLFYLPSAAVVMYLARLMPLEGGLYQWAKLGFSETVGFMLAWNLWLYVIMHTSEIGLECATYLAYALGPSAAWMTTSTWFVALATAVLLSLMVLASTIGLAVGKWVHNAGGIVMLVVFGALLVLPFLSLLTGHLHEYHPLRTTVPSVSLYNLNILGKLGFGALGGFEYVAILAGETRSPARAVRRSVVIAAPIVALMFILGTSTVVAFIPGDQIDLVGPLPQVLRVGFGPFGIASQLVTIAIIMTLAMRVSQTNVSFTAVARLPMVAGWDRLLPAWFSRLHPRYRTPVNSIVLVGACALGIALVSLIGVGQAESFQLLFNAAGMFYALTYVVMFAIPLFGLRGVTPRPPVWLKVVSASGLAMTILYVALSIFPIINVVSVASFALKISSVILVANLLGIGILLSARRGAARRAVGFTE; from the coding sequence ATGGGCACGCTACTGGACGATTCTCGGCGAAATCAGCCGCTGACTCCGGGCACGGCATCCACGGTGCTCCCGAACGAGCTCGCGGAGGCCGAGGCGCGCGTCGAGGCGCACAGCGCGTCATTGCGGAAGGAGCTTGGCGTCACCGACCTCGTGCTCACGCAGATCCTCTTCATCGTCGGTTTGTCATGGATCGGGGTCGCGGGAAAGCTCGGGCCATCTCATGTGATTTTCTGGCTGCTCGCTATCGTGCTGTTTTATCTGCCATCGGCGGCGGTCGTGATGTACCTCGCTCGGCTCATGCCGCTCGAGGGCGGGTTGTATCAGTGGGCGAAACTCGGCTTCAGTGAGACCGTTGGCTTCATGCTCGCGTGGAATCTGTGGCTCTACGTCATCATGCATACGTCGGAGATCGGACTCGAGTGTGCGACGTATCTCGCGTACGCGCTTGGCCCGAGTGCCGCGTGGATGACGACGAGCACCTGGTTCGTCGCGCTCGCGACGGCTGTGTTACTCTCGCTCATGGTGCTCGCCTCGACGATCGGTCTCGCGGTGGGCAAATGGGTGCATAACGCCGGCGGAATCGTGATGCTCGTGGTCTTCGGAGCGCTGCTCGTGCTTCCTTTTCTGAGCCTGCTCACAGGGCACCTCCACGAGTATCACCCGCTGCGCACGACGGTGCCCTCGGTTTCGCTCTACAATCTCAACATCCTCGGCAAGCTCGGCTTCGGCGCGTTAGGCGGTTTCGAGTACGTCGCCATTCTCGCCGGGGAGACGCGATCGCCGGCGCGCGCCGTCAGGCGATCGGTGGTCATCGCGGCGCCGATCGTGGCGCTCATGTTCATACTCGGCACGAGCACCGTCGTTGCCTTTATCCCCGGCGATCAAATCGACCTTGTGGGCCCTCTTCCCCAGGTCCTGCGCGTCGGCTTCGGACCGTTCGGGATCGCAAGTCAGCTCGTGACGATCGCGATCATCATGACGCTGGCGATGCGCGTGTCGCAGACCAATGTGAGCTTCACGGCGGTCGCGCGTCTTCCGATGGTCGCGGGGTGGGACCGACTGCTTCCGGCGTGGTTCAGCAGGCTGCACCCGAGATATCGCACACCAGTGAACTCGATCGTGCTCGTCGGCGCCTGCGCGCTCGGGATTGCGCTAGTGAGTCTGATCGGCGTCGGGCAAGCGGAATCGTTTCAGCTTCTGTTCAACGCGGCCGGAATGTTCTACGCGCTGACGTACGTGGTGATGTTTGCAATTCCGCTCTTCGGCCTCCGCGGCGTGACGCCACGTCCGCCTGTCTGGTTGAAGGTCGTCTCGGCGTCCGGGCTGGCGATGACGATCCTCTACGTCGCGCTGTCGATCTTCCCGATCATCAACGTGGTAAGCGTCGCGAGCTTCGCGCTCAAGATCTCGTCGGTGATCCTGGTCGCGAATCTCCTCGGCATCGGCATCCTGCTGTCAGCTCGACGCGGGGCGGCTCGCCGGGCGGTGGGATTCACGGAGTAA
- a CDS encoding amidohydrolase family protein — translation MTKHPAVLSLYSALGCLALATPLRAQLPAADPSLMAAIRQIRAIDNHSHPPKLVGAGEKDDEFDALPCDPLEPTAAGLTTRPENPQYLAAWKALWGYAYGDRAPAHVQSVIAAKTRARAAYGDDYPAWVLGRIGIDVELSNRVAMGRGLNDAHHRWVPFDDALIFPLENGLLAAQTPDRKFFFSREDMLRGRYMNALGVTDLPATLSEYLSRVVTPTLEAQKRQGAIAIKFEAAYLRSLDFGAATQDDASAIYARYVRTGAPDTAQYRHLQDYLFRYVASEAGRLGLPVHIHTGAGCGSYFYLSGANPVLLESALNDAALRKTTFVLLHAGAVAYTPAIAYLVMKPNVYADISQQTWMETPQHLAISLRYWLEWYPEKLLFGTDLWPNGVPELDWEEIGWQTNDTARRALGIALTGMMRDGEITRAQAITFARDVLRDNAVRLYRLNATVTP, via the coding sequence ATGACCAAACACCCGGCAGTACTATCTCTATATTCTGCACTCGGCTGTCTTGCCCTGGCGACGCCATTGCGCGCACAGTTGCCCGCGGCGGATCCGTCGCTCATGGCCGCAATTCGGCAGATCCGCGCGATCGACAACCACTCGCATCCGCCCAAACTCGTCGGGGCAGGCGAGAAGGACGACGAGTTCGACGCACTGCCATGCGATCCCCTCGAGCCAACCGCCGCCGGCCTAACGACGAGACCCGAGAACCCACAGTACCTCGCCGCCTGGAAGGCCCTGTGGGGATACGCGTACGGTGACCGCGCACCGGCGCATGTACAGTCGGTCATCGCCGCGAAGACGCGTGCTCGCGCTGCGTATGGCGATGACTACCCGGCGTGGGTGCTCGGGCGCATTGGCATCGACGTCGAGCTCTCGAATCGCGTCGCGATGGGGCGCGGATTGAACGACGCACATCATCGCTGGGTACCGTTCGACGACGCCCTCATCTTCCCGCTCGAAAACGGTCTTCTCGCCGCGCAGACGCCCGATCGAAAGTTCTTCTTCTCGCGTGAGGACATGCTGCGCGGCCGGTACATGAATGCGCTCGGCGTCACTGACCTCCCGGCGACGCTCAGCGAGTACCTCTCGCGCGTCGTGACGCCGACGCTCGAGGCGCAGAAGCGTCAGGGCGCGATCGCCATCAAGTTCGAAGCTGCGTATCTCCGATCACTCGACTTTGGCGCGGCAACGCAGGATGACGCGTCCGCGATCTACGCTCGTTATGTACGGACCGGCGCACCCGACACGGCGCAGTATCGTCACTTGCAGGACTATCTCTTTCGCTACGTCGCGAGCGAAGCTGGGCGGCTCGGGCTCCCGGTGCACATCCACACGGGTGCGGGCTGCGGCAGCTACTTCTATCTCTCGGGCGCGAATCCGGTGCTTCTCGAGTCGGCGCTCAACGATGCCGCCCTGCGCAAGACCACCTTCGTGCTCCTGCACGCGGGCGCTGTCGCGTACACGCCGGCGATCGCATACCTCGTGATGAAGCCGAACGTCTATGCCGACATCTCCCAGCAGACGTGGATGGAGACGCCGCAGCATCTCGCGATCTCGCTCCGGTATTGGCTGGAGTGGTATCCGGAGAAGTTGCTCTTCGGCACCGACCTCTGGCCCAATGGCGTCCCCGAGCTCGACTGGGAGGAGATCGGCTGGCAGACGAACGACACCGCACGTCGCGCGTTAGGCATCGCGCTAACTGGCATGATGCGAGACGGCGAGATCACGCGAGCGCAGGCGATCACGTTCGCGCGGGACGTGCTGCGCGACAATGCCGTGCGCCTGTATCGACTGAACGCTACGGTTACTCCGTGA
- a CDS encoding alpha-L-rhamnosidase C-terminal domain-containing protein, with protein MAVCKARAVVALLTGVAGGAARAQSAPVLFNGAPVASWIAPPNVRGDSFAVFHARRTFAMSSIPTRFVIHVSADNRYRLYLNGALVSSGPQRSDVAHWRFETVDVGPRLRAGRNVLAAVVWNWGATRPIAQHSYRTGFLVQGDGEREATLINTGPGWTLLVDSAYTPIVITNATVHGYYAAGPGESIDGNRYPWHWEEPDFDDSRWLTVAPLPAHVAAAPLAAFDVPAASAIVGRTHLRGAIGPTTGETFGWQLEARSIPPMEETLQRLTTIRRATGVTADAGVLRGTADVVVPAHTRASLLLDQSHTTNAYPVLETSGGGGATVTVTYAEALVDAHGAKGNRNDVEGRTILGVHDVFRPDGGDRRVFQPLYWRSFRYVQLDVETTDAPLTIHDFHGIFTGYPLRERAQFASDQTWLSDVWRMDWNGARIGAFETYMDTPYYEQLQYVGDTRVQSLISLYMSGDDRLVRQAIEAFDESRNADGLTMSRYPSALPQIIPPFSLIDVALVNDYHMLRDDPQFVRQRLAGIRGILDWYGAHIDSTGMLGPMPYWNYVDWAREWRDGAPPGAYDGHSATITLLYAYALRCAAQLEQDLGVAAVASVYRTRADMAVAATRARAWDASRGLFRDAPGRTDYSQQTNILAVLAGAMTREREHSTMEKVLVDTTLTQATYYFKFYLFEALRQAGLGDRLIGQLAPWQAMLQLGLTSTPENPEPTRSDSHAWAAHPNYELLATVLGVRPGSAGFRTVRIEPSLGPLQWAEGRIPHPAGDIEVRLTRIEGGRVRAVVTLPPGLRGEFVWPGHSVPLHAGRQELTLPKPAHSLIDS; from the coding sequence ATGGCGGTATGTAAGGCACGTGCCGTCGTCGCGCTGCTCACAGGCGTTGCTGGCGGCGCGGCGCGCGCTCAATCAGCGCCCGTCCTCTTCAACGGCGCGCCCGTTGCCAGCTGGATCGCACCGCCGAACGTGCGAGGCGATTCGTTTGCCGTGTTTCACGCGCGTCGGACTTTCGCGATGTCCTCGATTCCGACACGCTTCGTCATCCATGTCTCAGCTGACAATCGCTACCGTCTTTATCTGAATGGCGCACTCGTCTCGTCAGGGCCGCAGCGCTCCGACGTCGCGCACTGGCGCTTCGAGACGGTAGACGTCGGGCCCCGCTTGCGCGCCGGCCGGAATGTGCTCGCAGCGGTCGTCTGGAATTGGGGCGCGACGCGTCCAATCGCGCAGCACAGTTATCGGACAGGGTTTCTCGTTCAAGGTGACGGCGAGCGCGAGGCGACTCTCATCAACACCGGTCCGGGTTGGACGCTGCTCGTCGATTCTGCCTACACGCCGATCGTGATCACGAACGCAACCGTGCATGGCTATTACGCGGCCGGCCCGGGGGAATCGATTGACGGCAACCGCTATCCGTGGCACTGGGAAGAGCCCGATTTCGACGATTCGCGCTGGCTCACGGTCGCTCCGTTGCCGGCGCACGTCGCTGCGGCGCCGCTCGCGGCGTTTGACGTTCCCGCGGCGTCGGCGATTGTCGGGCGGACGCATCTGCGCGGAGCGATCGGCCCGACCACCGGCGAGACATTCGGTTGGCAGCTCGAGGCCCGCTCGATCCCGCCGATGGAGGAAACGCTCCAACGCCTAACGACGATCCGGCGCGCGACTGGTGTAACGGCCGATGCGGGGGTTCTCCGCGGGACCGCGGATGTGGTCGTCCCGGCGCACACGCGTGCTTCACTCCTCCTCGACCAGTCGCACACGACCAACGCGTATCCGGTGCTCGAGACCAGTGGCGGCGGCGGCGCCACGGTGACCGTTACGTACGCCGAGGCGCTTGTCGACGCGCACGGCGCCAAAGGCAATCGCAACGATGTCGAAGGACGAACGATTCTGGGCGTGCACGACGTGTTTCGTCCTGACGGCGGTGACCGGCGCGTTTTTCAACCCCTCTATTGGCGCTCGTTCCGCTACGTCCAGCTCGACGTCGAGACCACGGACGCGCCGCTCACCATTCACGACTTCCACGGGATCTTCACCGGCTACCCGCTCCGGGAGCGCGCCCAGTTTGCCAGCGATCAGACGTGGCTGAGCGATGTGTGGCGTATGGATTGGAACGGCGCGCGCATCGGTGCGTTCGAGACATATATGGACACGCCGTACTACGAGCAGCTGCAGTACGTTGGCGACACGCGGGTGCAGTCGCTGATCTCGCTCTACATGAGCGGCGATGACAGACTCGTCAGGCAGGCGATCGAAGCGTTCGATGAGTCGCGGAACGCGGATGGACTCACGATGAGCCGCTATCCGTCGGCGCTGCCGCAGATCATCCCGCCCTTCTCGCTGATCGACGTCGCGCTGGTGAACGATTACCACATGCTGCGCGACGATCCTCAGTTCGTTAGGCAGCGCCTCGCCGGCATTCGCGGTATCCTCGACTGGTACGGCGCGCATATCGACAGCACTGGAATGCTCGGTCCGATGCCGTACTGGAACTACGTAGACTGGGCGCGCGAATGGCGAGATGGTGCGCCGCCGGGTGCCTATGACGGCCATTCGGCGACGATCACGCTCCTCTACGCCTATGCGTTGCGATGTGCGGCGCAGCTCGAGCAAGATCTGGGCGTGGCGGCAGTGGCGAGCGTCTACCGTACGCGCGCCGATATGGCCGTCGCCGCGACACGCGCGCGTGCCTGGGACGCGTCTCGCGGTCTCTTTCGCGATGCCCCGGGCCGCACCGACTACAGCCAGCAGACGAACATCCTCGCGGTACTCGCCGGTGCCATGACGCGGGAGCGTGAGCATTCTACAATGGAGAAGGTACTCGTCGATACCACGCTCACGCAGGCGACGTACTACTTCAAGTTCTATCTCTTCGAGGCGCTTCGGCAGGCAGGGCTCGGCGACCGCTTGATCGGCCAGCTCGCGCCCTGGCAGGCCATGTTACAACTCGGGCTCACCTCGACGCCGGAGAATCCGGAGCCCACGCGCTCGGACTCGCACGCCTGGGCTGCGCATCCGAACTACGAGCTCCTCGCGACGGTCCTCGGTGTGCGGCCGGGGAGCGCGGGCTTTCGCACGGTGCGGATCGAGCCTTCGCTGGGGCCGCTGCAGTGGGCAGAAGGGCGCATTCCTCATCCTGCAGGGGACATCGAGGTGCGCCTCACGCGGATCGAGGGCGGCCGAGTGCGCGCGGTCGTGACGCTGCCGCCCGGACTGCGCGGCGAGTTCGTCTGGCCTGGCCACAGCGTGCCGCTGCATGCGGGCCGGCAGGAGCTCACGCTGCCGAAGCCGGCGCACTCGTTAATCGACTCTTAA
- a CDS encoding DPP IV N-terminal domain-containing protein, translating into MPWVRLTRVLTVAIGTAHAAVYAQGTPADYARSDGFRARVEGKVIDAADAPTWVPMTDQLVYRKSVSGGYAFMLVDAATLQKRPAFDHDRLATGFSAARDSMTPRPAAPARAITGVTLPFSRFTFADSARAIEFVAGSRAGETVADSTHWRCSLTTYACRAVPREEPVFRGGQRGEGGGLFGERRLPPERPKVSPDGKWEAIVRNYNVFVRPNGSRENGVMLGVDGTEGDAFDAQSIAWSPDSKRIAAYRVKPGYRREVHYIQSSPEDQLQPKQASLLYNKPGDVLDVGTPAIFDLEARREIVVDRTLFPNAYNVTALEWRGDSRSVTFEYNQRGHQVYRVIEIDAATGATRAIIDEHTPTFFEYSAKKYRYDIADGREIIWMSERDGWNHLYLYDGKTGKVKNQITKGPWVVRGVDWVDTTARQIWFTASGMYPGKDPYFVHAYRINFDGTGLTTLTDGDANHSIAYSSDHRYFADLSSRVDLPPVLQLRRATDGKVLSDLERADASALLATGWKPPEVFVAKGRDGTTDIWGVVIRPTNFDSTKKYPVVENIYAGPQGSFVPKTFSTQLGMQSLAELGFIVVQIDGMGTSNRSKAFHDVAWKNLGDAGFPDRILWHRAFAARHAFYDITRVGIYGTSAGGQNSMGALLFHPEFYKVAVSAAGCHDNRMDKIWWNEQWMGELGPHYAASSNVDNAYRLQGSLLLVVGEMDMNVDPSSTFQVVNALIKANKMFDLLVIPGAGHTNGGPYGDKKRNDFFVHHLLGIEPPDRNVSRVAAASNGGM; encoded by the coding sequence ATGCCATGGGTCAGACTCACCCGCGTTTTGACGGTTGCGATTGGCACAGCGCACGCGGCCGTCTACGCGCAGGGCACTCCCGCCGACTACGCCAGATCCGATGGATTTCGAGCACGCGTCGAGGGAAAGGTGATCGACGCCGCCGACGCGCCGACCTGGGTTCCGATGACGGACCAACTGGTGTACCGCAAGTCGGTGAGCGGAGGCTACGCATTCATGCTCGTGGATGCCGCGACGCTCCAGAAGCGACCGGCCTTCGATCACGACCGTCTGGCGACGGGCTTCAGTGCGGCGCGCGACAGCATGACGCCGCGACCGGCCGCGCCAGCGCGTGCGATAACGGGCGTCACGCTGCCGTTCAGTCGATTCACCTTCGCCGACAGCGCGCGAGCGATCGAGTTCGTCGCCGGTTCCCGCGCCGGCGAGACCGTCGCCGACAGTACGCACTGGCGCTGCAGCCTAACGACATACGCGTGTCGCGCCGTGCCGAGGGAGGAGCCCGTGTTTCGCGGCGGCCAGCGGGGCGAGGGCGGTGGGTTGTTCGGCGAACGACGGCTTCCGCCCGAGCGGCCGAAAGTATCGCCGGACGGAAAGTGGGAGGCAATCGTCCGGAACTATAACGTCTTTGTACGGCCTAACGGCTCGCGCGAGAATGGTGTCATGCTCGGCGTCGATGGGACCGAGGGCGACGCCTTTGACGCGCAGTCGATCGCGTGGTCGCCAGACTCGAAGCGCATTGCCGCCTATCGAGTGAAGCCGGGATATCGGCGCGAGGTCCACTACATCCAGTCGTCGCCGGAGGATCAACTGCAGCCGAAGCAGGCGAGCCTCCTGTACAACAAGCCCGGCGACGTGCTCGACGTCGGCACGCCGGCAATCTTCGACCTGGAGGCTCGCCGCGAGATCGTCGTCGATCGGACCCTGTTCCCCAACGCGTACAACGTGACGGCGCTCGAGTGGCGCGGCGACAGCCGGTCGGTGACCTTCGAGTACAATCAGCGCGGTCATCAGGTCTATCGCGTCATCGAGATCGATGCGGCGACTGGCGCGACGCGTGCGATCATCGACGAGCACACGCCAACGTTCTTCGAGTATTCGGCGAAGAAATATCGGTACGACATCGCCGATGGCCGAGAGATCATCTGGATGTCGGAGCGCGATGGGTGGAACCACCTTTATCTGTACGACGGCAAGACGGGGAAGGTGAAGAATCAGATCACGAAGGGGCCGTGGGTCGTGCGCGGCGTCGACTGGGTGGATACCACGGCGCGCCAGATCTGGTTCACGGCGAGCGGGATGTATCCGGGTAAGGACCCGTACTTCGTGCACGCCTATCGCATCAATTTCGACGGCACGGGCCTAACGACTCTCACCGACGGCGACGCGAACCACAGCATCGCCTATTCGTCGGACCATCGCTACTTCGCGGATCTCTCGTCGCGCGTCGATCTGCCACCAGTCCTCCAGCTGCGGCGGGCGACAGATGGCAAGGTGCTGAGCGATCTCGAGCGCGCCGATGCGAGCGCACTGCTCGCGACGGGCTGGAAGCCGCCGGAAGTATTCGTCGCCAAGGGACGCGACGGAACGACGGATATCTGGGGCGTCGTGATTCGCCCGACCAATTTCGACTCGACGAAGAAGTATCCAGTCGTCGAGAACATCTACGCGGGTCCGCAAGGCTCGTTCGTGCCGAAAACGTTCAGCACGCAGCTCGGCATGCAATCGCTGGCGGAGCTCGGCTTCATCGTCGTGCAGATCGACGGCATGGGAACGTCGAATCGCTCGAAGGCGTTTCACGACGTTGCGTGGAAGAATCTTGGCGACGCGGGATTTCCCGATCGCATTCTGTGGCATAGAGCGTTCGCCGCGAGGCACGCGTTTTACGACATCACGCGCGTTGGCATTTACGGCACGTCGGCTGGTGGTCAGAACTCGATGGGAGCGTTGTTGTTTCATCCCGAGTTTTACAAGGTCGCGGTATCGGCGGCAGGCTGTCACGACAACCGCATGGACAAGATCTGGTGGAACGAGCAGTGGATGGGCGAGCTCGGGCCGCACTACGCGGCGTCATCCAACGTCGACAATGCCTATCGACTGCAGGGGAGCTTGCTGCTCGTCGTGGGTGAGATGGACATGAACGTGGATCCCTCGTCCACCTTTCAGGTTGTGAACGCACTCATCAAGGCCAACAAGATGTTCGACCTGCTGGTGATCCCGGGGGCAGGGCACACGAACGGTGGGCCGTATGGTGACAAGAAGCGCAACGACTTCTTCGTTCATCACTTGTTGGGCATCGAGCCGCCGGATCGCAACGTGAGTCGCGTCGCGGCGGCGTCGAATGGCGGTATGTAA
- a CDS encoding transketolase C-terminal domain-containing protein, with translation MLNPDLHLNEKLFDTDVEQVAIRKGFGDGLVCAGEREPRVVVLCGDLTESAQALAFKKQFPDRFVELGVAEQNMASVASGMAAMGKIPFITSYAMFSPGRNWEQVRTTICYNNRPVKIAGSHAGVSVGPDGGTHQAIEDIAITRVLPRMIVICPCDAIEARKATVAAVSTGTPVYLRLARDKTPVMTTDDTPFEIGRARTIWRSDAPQVGLIATGSLLHKALQAARDLANEKIDVEVLNLSTIKPLDVDAVVTLARKTGKLVTIEEHQIYGGMGSAVAECLAGHYPVPIEFVGVHDRFGQSGTPEELIEHYGMGRDAIARAVRSVSRR, from the coding sequence ATGCTCAACCCAGACCTGCATCTGAACGAGAAGCTGTTCGACACCGACGTCGAACAGGTGGCCATTCGCAAGGGATTCGGCGATGGCTTGGTGTGCGCGGGCGAGCGTGAGCCGCGCGTGGTCGTGCTCTGCGGCGATCTCACGGAAAGCGCTCAAGCGCTCGCCTTCAAAAAGCAATTTCCCGATCGCTTCGTCGAGCTTGGTGTGGCCGAGCAGAACATGGCGTCCGTTGCGAGCGGCATGGCAGCAATGGGGAAGATCCCCTTCATCACGTCCTACGCGATGTTCAGCCCCGGTCGGAATTGGGAGCAGGTTCGGACGACAATCTGCTACAACAACCGACCGGTGAAGATCGCCGGCTCGCATGCGGGAGTGTCCGTCGGTCCGGATGGCGGAACGCACCAGGCGATCGAAGACATCGCGATCACACGGGTGCTTCCGCGCATGATCGTCATTTGTCCGTGCGATGCGATCGAGGCGCGGAAGGCGACGGTGGCGGCCGTGTCGACCGGCACACCGGTCTATCTGCGTCTCGCGCGCGACAAGACGCCAGTGATGACGACTGACGACACACCGTTCGAGATCGGCAGGGCGCGCACCATCTGGAGATCCGACGCGCCGCAGGTCGGTCTCATCGCGACCGGGTCGCTCCTCCACAAGGCGCTCCAGGCGGCTCGAGACCTCGCGAATGAGAAGATCGATGTGGAAGTGCTCAATCTCTCGACGATAAAACCTCTCGACGTGGACGCAGTTGTTACTCTCGCACGGAAAACGGGCAAGCTCGTGACGATCGAAGAGCACCAGATCTACGGCGGCATGGGATCGGCCGTAGCCGAATGTCTCGCAGGACATTATCCCGTGCCGATCGAGTTCGTCGGCGTGCATGACCGGTTCGGTCAGTCGGGAACGCCGGAGGAGCTGATCGAGCACTATGGCATGGGACGGGATGCCATCGCCCGAGCCGTCCGGAGTGTCTCGCGGCGTTGA
- a CDS encoding transketolase, translating to MLTEKKKLELETTANEIRKSIIEMLVAAGSGHTAGPLGMADVFTVLYFHTLRHDPINPAWEDRDRLVLSNGHICPVLYTTMAHAGYFPKEELKTLRKFGSRLQGHPHREFLPYLETSSGPLGEGLSQAVGMAIADSLGGQSSARRIVCLMSDGELEEGQTWEAAMLAGKHKLFNLVALIDRNNIQIDGFTEDVMPLEPLRDKWRSWNWHVLEIDGHNMDEIASAFDEAKSIYEKPTMIIAHTTPGKGVQEFERDFHWHGKPPNADEAKMALAELRTLGGRIRSEHQ from the coding sequence ATGCTTACGGAGAAAAAGAAACTCGAGCTCGAAACGACCGCGAACGAGATCCGCAAGTCGATTATCGAGATGCTCGTCGCGGCCGGCTCCGGCCATACCGCGGGGCCTCTCGGAATGGCGGACGTCTTCACGGTCCTGTACTTCCACACGCTCCGACACGATCCAATAAATCCCGCGTGGGAGGATCGCGATCGACTTGTGCTGTCGAATGGGCACATCTGTCCCGTCCTCTACACGACGATGGCCCATGCGGGCTACTTCCCGAAGGAAGAGCTAAAGACGCTGCGTAAGTTCGGCTCGCGCCTGCAGGGCCATCCGCATCGCGAATTTCTGCCGTACCTCGAGACCAGCTCCGGCCCGCTCGGCGAAGGCCTCTCGCAGGCAGTGGGCATGGCGATCGCAGATTCGTTAGGCGGCCAGTCGAGTGCGCGACGAATTGTCTGTCTGATGTCGGATGGCGAGCTCGAGGAAGGGCAGACGTGGGAAGCGGCAATGCTTGCCGGCAAGCACAAGCTGTTCAACCTCGTCGCCCTCATCGACCGCAACAACATTCAGATCGACGGCTTCACCGAGGACGTCATGCCGCTCGAGCCACTGCGCGACAAGTGGCGCTCATGGAACTGGCACGTGTTGGAGATCGACGGCCACAACATGGACGAGATCGCGTCGGCCTTCGACGAAGCGAAGAGCATCTACGAAAAGCCGACGATGATCATCGCGCACACGACCCCCGGCAAGGGCGTGCAGGAGTTCGAGCGCGACTTTCACTGGCATGGGAAGCCGCCTAACGCCGACGAGGCGAAAATGGCTCTCGCCGAGCTGCGCACGCTCGGCGGCCGCATACGCAGCGAGCATCAGTAA
- a CDS encoding MFS transporter, with protein sequence MPVRTAQTPRMPWVSSLLLAGGSLVIGAVSPLYDSYVPPLLQRHLTSSTAIGAAMGIDNVLALFLVPLIGALSDGTHTRLGRRVPFVLAALPITAVALAAIPFAEQFGLAALLLAMVVLDVALAVWRAPFSALLAELVPSIHRSKTEGILGVAMCIGAMLMLGSARNLAERSMELPFALAGVLVAIVWLVSSMFLREPSHEAEARPQAARAVVAPFRSLRDAFTAGGGRAPQFFAACLLFQMAFQSFSSWFTLHGSERFQTSVANVSLGFIAVAVSTLVGSIPAGWLGARYGRRRMSLVGIAGMAVACAILHVVPTLTLAVVVLFLFGLSWSFPVANLTPMALELGTVARAGSLAGAFLLVQSAAGIVGPSTVGVVFDMTGSKRSLFVLLAIFLGGAFALFAKLAPGFGEAHVRISPSATAVALPTAVEGDD encoded by the coding sequence ATGCCTGTCCGGACAGCTCAGACGCCACGCATGCCGTGGGTCTCCTCGCTACTTCTCGCCGGTGGAAGCCTCGTCATCGGCGCCGTGTCGCCCCTCTACGACTCGTACGTCCCGCCGCTCCTCCAGCGGCACCTGACGAGTAGCACGGCGATCGGCGCGGCGATGGGCATCGACAACGTGCTCGCGCTGTTCCTCGTTCCGCTCATCGGTGCGCTCTCGGACGGGACGCACACTCGACTCGGTCGTCGCGTTCCGTTCGTGCTCGCGGCGCTTCCAATCACCGCCGTTGCGCTGGCGGCGATTCCATTCGCGGAGCAATTCGGCTTGGCTGCGCTCCTTCTCGCGATGGTCGTTCTCGACGTCGCACTCGCCGTGTGGCGTGCCCCGTTTTCGGCCTTACTCGCGGAGCTCGTGCCGTCGATTCATCGATCGAAGACGGAAGGCATTCTCGGCGTCGCGATGTGCATCGGCGCGATGCTGATGCTTGGTTCGGCGCGGAACCTGGCCGAGCGGAGCATGGAGCTGCCATTCGCGCTCGCCGGGGTTCTCGTGGCGATCGTGTGGCTCGTGAGCAGCATGTTTCTTCGCGAACCATCGCATGAAGCGGAAGCGCGACCACAGGCTGCACGAGCGGTCGTCGCGCCGTTTCGCTCGCTGCGCGACGCGTTCACGGCCGGCGGCGGACGCGCACCGCAATTCTTTGCCGCGTGCTTGCTCTTTCAGATGGCGTTTCAGTCCTTCTCGAGCTGGTTCACGTTGCACGGCTCGGAGCGCTTTCAGACGAGCGTCGCCAACGTATCGCTTGGCTTCATCGCCGTTGCGGTGTCGACGCTCGTCGGCTCGATCCCCGCCGGTTGGCTCGGCGCGCGCTACGGCAGACGTCGCATGTCCCTCGTCGGCATCGCGGGAATGGCGGTCGCGTGCGCGATCCTGCACGTCGTGCCCACGCTCACGCTCGCCGTCGTCGTGCTCTTCCTCTTCGGGCTCTCCTGGTCGTTCCCGGTGGCCAACCTCACGCCGATGGCGCTGGAGCTGGGTACCGTGGCGCGCGCGGGATCGCTCGCCGGCGCCTTCCTCCTCGTGCAGAGCGCGGCAGGGATCGTCGGGCCGTCGACCGTCGGCGTTGTGTTCGACATGACCGGCTCGAAGCGTTCACTGTTTGTGCTGCTGGCGATCTTCCTCGGCGGCGCGTTCGCATTGTTTGCGAAGCTCGCACCCGGCTTCGGTGAAGCACATGTCAGGATATCGCCGTCAGCAACCGCGGTAGCATTGCCGACTGCCGTCGAGGGTGACGACTGA